One Nitrosarchaeum sp. DNA window includes the following coding sequences:
- a CDS encoding peptidylprolyl isomerase, which produces MTFNKGSLILIDYTAKVKDNAEVFDTTIEEDAKKHSIHESNVKYQPKLVSIGEVSYPVLKGLDEALAKTSVGDKLTIEVTPDKGFGERDSGKVRMIPIRKLGEDAEKVSVGDTIEVDNKRGIIRYIGSGRVQIDYNHRYAGKTILYDVNVVKSLETPNDKVDGILKNRLPLEDSKIAFELKDKEVNITIPEEILRADGLQIMKHFIQLDIFKFVPSLEKVNFIETHLNKQTQTKKAETKEEKTPEPKIA; this is translated from the coding sequence TTGACTTTCAATAAAGGTTCATTGATACTAATTGATTATACTGCTAAGGTTAAAGACAATGCAGAGGTTTTTGATACTACTATAGAAGAAGATGCAAAAAAACATTCTATTCATGAATCAAATGTAAAATATCAACCAAAACTTGTTTCAATTGGTGAAGTATCATATCCTGTTCTCAAAGGATTAGATGAAGCATTAGCTAAAACTTCAGTTGGTGATAAACTTACAATTGAAGTTACACCTGACAAGGGATTTGGAGAACGTGATTCAGGTAAAGTTAGAATGATTCCAATTAGAAAACTTGGTGAAGATGCAGAAAAAGTTTCTGTAGGTGATACAATTGAGGTTGATAATAAAAGAGGAATTATAAGATATATTGGTTCAGGAAGAGTCCAAATCGATTATAATCACAGATACGCAGGTAAAACAATTCTTTATGATGTTAATGTAGTAAAATCACTTGAAACTCCAAATGATAAAGTTGATGGTATTCTGAAAAATAGATTACCGTTAGAAGACTCAAAGATTGCATTTGAATTAAAAGATAAAGAAGTAAACATCACAATTCCTGAAGAAATACTACGAGCTGATGGGCTTCAAATAATGAAACACTTCATACAATTAGATATTTTCAAATTTGTTCCATCATTAGAGAAAGTCAACTTTATTGAAACACATCTTAACAAACAAACTCAGACAAAGAAAGCTGAAACCAAAGAAGAAAAAACACCAGAACCAAAAATAGCTTAA
- a CDS encoding tRNA (5-methylaminomethyl-2-thiouridylate)-methyltransferase, which produces MADEKKKVVALLSGGLDSQLAVRMMQEQGFEVSAVAIKTPFCDFDCGRGCGFEIRERADDLNVNLKTVYLGDEYIEMLKHPKHGIGAGFNPCVDCRTMMFDAAKKHMEEIGAEFIISGEVLGQRPMSQHAPSLRTIEKDSGLIGKIVRPLSAGLLPETDPEKNGLIKRENLGMIKGRTRRAQLEMAKKYGIENPPNAGGGCLLTDPTFGLRAKDLFSHTETPTINDIDLLKVGRHFRLDEQTKFVVGRNKDENEMIKAIALPDDILLQTRDHMGPVSILRGKNADIHVKFASSITLRYSDAPKGMQSTITISKNNITNEITTEHAEEESYIKFRI; this is translated from the coding sequence ATGGCGGATGAAAAAAAGAAAGTAGTTGCTCTGTTATCTGGTGGTCTAGATAGTCAGCTTGCAGTTAGAATGATGCAAGAACAGGGATTTGAAGTTTCAGCTGTTGCAATAAAAACGCCTTTTTGTGATTTTGATTGTGGAAGAGGTTGTGGTTTTGAGATTAGAGAAAGAGCTGATGATCTTAATGTCAATTTAAAAACTGTGTATCTTGGTGATGAGTACATTGAGATGTTAAAACATCCAAAACATGGTATTGGTGCTGGATTTAATCCATGTGTTGATTGTAGGACTATGATGTTTGATGCTGCAAAAAAACACATGGAAGAGATCGGTGCGGAATTTATAATTTCAGGAGAAGTGTTAGGACAAAGACCAATGAGTCAACATGCTCCTTCATTAAGAACTATTGAAAAAGATTCAGGTCTGATAGGAAAAATTGTTAGACCGTTATCTGCAGGACTACTTCCAGAAACAGATCCTGAAAAAAACGGATTGATCAAAAGAGAAAATCTTGGGATGATTAAGGGAAGAACAAGAAGAGCACAATTAGAGATGGCAAAAAAATACGGAATTGAAAATCCACCTAATGCTGGTGGTGGATGTCTTTTAACTGATCCAACATTTGGCTTGCGTGCAAAAGATTTATTTTCACACACTGAAACCCCTACAATAAATGATATTGATTTACTAAAAGTAGGAAGACATTTCAGATTAGATGAACAAACTAAATTTGTTGTTGGCAGGAATAAAGATGAAAATGAAATGATAAAAGCAATTGCATTGCCTGATGATATTTTATTACAGACTCGTGATCATATGGGGCCAGTTTCAATTTTACGTGGAAAGAATGCAGATATACATGTAAAATTTGCATCTTCTATTACCTTAAGATATTCAGATGCACCAAAGGGAATGCAATCAACAATTACTATTTCTAAAAACAACATTACAAACGAAATCACAACAGAGCATGCTGAAGAAGAATCATATATTAAATTTAGAATTTAG
- the sepF gene encoding cell division protein SepF: MQKQENPTYLKAITIRDISDVHSIKEDIKKEMILILRVTPLAQKNVEQLRKVVEELYSIAKTEGADIARLGEERIIVAPSNIKIWKPEYDLK; the protein is encoded by the coding sequence ATGCAAAAACAGGAAAATCCCACATATTTGAAAGCCATTACTATACGAGACATCAGTGATGTACATTCTATTAAAGAAGATATCAAAAAAGAAATGATTTTAATTCTTAGAGTTACACCGTTGGCTCAAAAAAATGTTGAACAGCTCAGAAAAGTAGTTGAGGAGTTGTATTCTATTGCAAAAACTGAAGGTGCAGATATTGCAAGATTGGGTGAAGAAAGAATTATTGTGGCACCATCAAATATTAAAATCTGGAAACCAGAATACGATCTAAAATAA
- the psmB gene encoding archaeal proteasome endopeptidase complex subunit beta, translated as MSNNVEEKILHGTTTVGIKAKDGVVLCADMRASAGYFIANNNTMKIQKIDAHAGLTLAGGVADAQNIVDILRYHSNLHRVEKQGPISIHSLARLCSLIFHQNRGYPFMADILVGGYDANGPALFNIDMFGSVEQKSYVTTGSGSPVAYGLLEEEYRSDLTVEEAKKIALRAVKAAIVRNIGTGDGINIAVMDKDGFRLLTEEQKKAVIEL; from the coding sequence TTGTCAAATAATGTTGAAGAAAAAATTCTGCACGGGACTACCACTGTAGGTATCAAGGCTAAAGACGGTGTTGTCTTATGCGCTGATATGAGAGCCAGTGCTGGATATTTTATTGCAAATAACAACACTATGAAAATTCAAAAAATTGATGCACACGCAGGCTTGACTTTAGCTGGAGGTGTGGCAGATGCTCAAAACATTGTAGACATACTTCGTTATCATTCAAATCTTCATAGAGTAGAAAAACAGGGACCGATTTCAATTCATTCTCTTGCTAGACTCTGTTCTCTCATATTTCATCAGAATCGTGGTTATCCATTCATGGCAGATATTCTCGTTGGTGGTTATGACGCGAATGGTCCTGCATTATTTAATATCGACATGTTTGGTTCAGTTGAACAAAAATCTTATGTAACAACAGGTAGTGGCTCTCCTGTAGCATATGGTTTGTTAGAAGAAGAATATAGATCAGATCTAACAGTAGAAGAAGCAAAAAAAATTGCTCTAAGAGCAGTAAAAGCCGCAATAGTTAGAAACATTGGTACAGGCGATGGAATTAACATCGCAGTTATGGATAAAGACGGATTCCGTCTTTTGACTGAAGAACAAAAGAAAGCAGTCATCGAACTTTAG
- a CDS encoding sn-glycerol-1-phosphate dehydrogenase, producing the protein MTKSHDRMQSHTMELPRLIEIGERNIGDFGKFVNSLNKSKKISLISGTNVTKIIQKKIESSLKSNKIKFVWHMSGNNTIPAINTIQKDVKKDQSDLIVGIGGGRSVDTAKMIAFNIDKPFVSVPTAASHDGMASPFVSIVGDKPHSIVASAPLGVFVDIDIIRKAPPKLLASGCGDLIANIIAVKDWRLGHEKTGEYYGRYSADLALMSAKIVMENSSYYAKNGLDVRVIVEALISAGVASCIAGSSRPCSGAEHLFSHALDKIAPGRGLHGEKCGIGSIMMAKLQGQDWKKIVKTLKDVGAPTSAKQIGLKSEEIVTALMIAQELRPERYTILKEIEMTEKKALNLAKVTNVI; encoded by the coding sequence ATGACAAAAAGTCATGATCGTATGCAGTCGCATACGATGGAACTACCCAGGCTCATCGAGATTGGGGAGAGAAACATAGGTGATTTTGGAAAGTTTGTTAATTCCCTCAATAAATCAAAAAAAATTTCGTTAATCAGCGGAACAAATGTAACAAAAATTATTCAGAAAAAAATTGAAAGTTCATTAAAATCCAATAAAATAAAATTTGTTTGGCATATGTCTGGAAACAATACAATTCCAGCCATAAATACGATCCAAAAAGACGTAAAAAAAGATCAAAGTGACTTGATTGTAGGTATTGGAGGAGGTCGTTCTGTAGATACTGCTAAAATGATTGCATTTAACATAGATAAGCCGTTTGTAAGTGTACCAACTGCTGCTTCACATGATGGAATGGCAAGTCCGTTTGTGTCCATTGTTGGTGATAAACCTCATTCTATTGTTGCATCAGCACCATTAGGAGTATTTGTAGACATTGACATAATCCGTAAAGCACCTCCAAAACTATTAGCTAGTGGTTGTGGTGATCTTATTGCAAATATCATAGCAGTTAAGGATTGGCGGTTAGGACATGAAAAAACAGGTGAGTATTACGGGAGATATTCTGCAGATTTAGCATTAATGAGTGCAAAGATAGTTATGGAAAATTCAAGTTATTATGCTAAAAATGGACTAGATGTAAGAGTAATTGTTGAAGCATTGATTAGTGCAGGAGTTGCATCTTGTATTGCAGGTAGTAGTAGACCATGTTCAGGAGCAGAACATCTTTTTTCACATGCTTTAGATAAAATTGCACCTGGAAGAGGTCTTCATGGAGAGAAATGCGGTATTGGTTCTATTATGATGGCAAAGTTACAAGGACAAGATTGGAAAAAAATTGTAAAAACATTAAAAGATGTTGGGGCACCAACATCAGCAAAACAAATTGGATTAAAATCTGAAGAAATTGTAACTGCTCTAATGATTGCACAAGAATTAAGGCCTGAAAGATACACTATTTTAAAAGAAATTGAAATGACAGAGAAAAAGGCATTGAATCTTGCAAAAGTAACTAATGTAATTTGA
- the coaBC gene encoding bifunctional phosphopantothenoylcysteine decarboxylase/phosphopantothenate--cysteine ligase CoaBC, which translates to MAAKKKIIKEKNHPSLDIVSSYGVELSGKKIVLCVAGSVAAYKAIELARLLMRHGADVRCVTSDAVTKLVQPDYFKWATGNAVITKLTGELEHIKLADYNQSDLIIVYPATANTLGKLANGIDDTPVSTVLTVGFGSKIPILMCLAMHASMYENAAVKKNVDFLKNKIEFLAPQQTEGKAKATEPEDVLNYVLKKFGFSSILKNKKVLITAGPTIEYIDPVRIITNQSSGKTGMLLASELISSGAKVTLVYGPGSEKPPKGVKIIKISTSNEIFNVVKKEMQNKFDIVIMAAAISDYIPENPSKNKIKSSKNKIKISLKKTPKIINFIKKYQKNVFLVGFKAEANIPKNELIALAKKKMNESNADMIIANDIGSKRYKKNPESNEILIIDSNKVISSGWIKKEKIAKLIIKEIENKIKIKNEKIRNKKTCSII; encoded by the coding sequence TTGGCAGCTAAAAAGAAGATCATTAAGGAAAAGAATCATCCATCATTAGATATTGTGAGCTCATATGGAGTTGAACTTTCTGGGAAAAAAATTGTTCTTTGTGTAGCAGGAAGTGTAGCAGCATACAAAGCAATCGAATTAGCAAGATTACTAATGAGACATGGTGCAGATGTCAGATGTGTTACAAGTGATGCGGTTACAAAATTAGTACAGCCAGATTATTTTAAGTGGGCAACAGGAAATGCAGTAATAACAAAGCTAACAGGTGAATTAGAACACATCAAATTAGCAGACTATAACCAATCAGATCTTATCATAGTTTATCCAGCAACTGCAAACACATTAGGAAAATTAGCTAATGGTATTGACGATACACCGGTATCTACGGTGCTTACAGTAGGGTTTGGTTCAAAAATTCCAATTTTGATGTGCCTTGCCATGCATGCATCTATGTATGAAAATGCAGCAGTAAAAAAGAATGTTGATTTTTTAAAGAATAAAATTGAATTTCTAGCTCCTCAGCAAACTGAAGGTAAAGCAAAAGCTACCGAACCAGAAGATGTTTTAAATTATGTATTAAAAAAATTTGGGTTTTCATCGATATTAAAAAATAAAAAAGTTTTGATTACAGCTGGACCAACAATTGAGTATATTGATCCTGTTAGAATAATCACAAATCAAAGCTCAGGAAAAACTGGCATGTTATTAGCTTCAGAATTAATTTCGTCAGGAGCTAAGGTCACATTAGTTTATGGTCCAGGAAGTGAAAAACCACCAAAAGGAGTAAAAATAATTAAAATTTCTACAAGCAACGAAATATTTAATGTAGTAAAAAAAGAGATGCAGAATAAATTTGATATTGTAATAATGGCAGCTGCCATATCAGACTACATTCCAGAAAATCCTAGCAAAAATAAAATAAAAAGTTCTAAAAATAAAATAAAAATCAGCCTCAAAAAGACTCCAAAAATAATTAATTTTATTAAAAAATATCAGAAAAATGTATTCTTGGTAGGTTTTAAAGCTGAGGCAAATATTCCAAAAAATGAATTAATTGCACTTGCAAAGAAAAAAATGAATGAATCAAATGCAGATATGATCATCGCAAATGACATCGGTTCAAAAAGATATAAAAAAAATCCTGAAAGTAATGAGATATTGATAATAGATTCAAACAAAGTGATTTCATCTGGTTGGATAAAAAAAGAAAAAATTGCCAAATTAATTATAAAAGAGATTGAGAATAAAATAAAAATAAAAAATGAAAAAATCAGAAATAAAAAAACTTGTAGCATAATATAA
- a CDS encoding class I SAM-dependent methyltransferase, which translates to MKLDHTEYKQRNIKIWNEIAPRYHKRWAGVNQGPFQSTSKLVDLVNVKRGDIILDLACGTGAVTKKILDRIGNSGCVIGADTSVTAINIAKKWNGKKSNLDFINIDAEKFNFNHKFDIITCQYALFFFPNAQKALKNIRNSLKKTGTLGISVHGHKDKVPFFSSILDAITKFIPDYVPPGTPNLDRFGTKKSLYDEIKNAGFSKISIKDFTFSYSPGNFEDYWKNYLKYIAKPIKEKLDALDKSQRRELKQVVKQNTIPYTKRNEMIVFPWQVLILTAKY; encoded by the coding sequence ATGAAACTAGATCATACTGAGTATAAACAAAGAAACATCAAGATATGGAATGAAATAGCACCAAGATATCATAAAAGATGGGCCGGTGTTAATCAAGGACCATTTCAAAGTACATCAAAGTTAGTTGATCTAGTAAATGTAAAGAGAGGTGACATTATCTTAGATCTTGCATGTGGTACTGGTGCAGTTACAAAAAAAATTCTTGATAGAATTGGAAATTCAGGATGTGTTATTGGAGCAGATACTTCAGTTACTGCAATTAATATTGCGAAAAAATGGAATGGTAAAAAATCCAATTTAGATTTTATAAATATTGATGCTGAAAAATTTAATTTTAATCATAAATTTGACATTATAACATGTCAGTATGCATTATTTTTTTTCCCAAATGCACAAAAAGCATTAAAAAATATCAGAAATAGCCTCAAAAAAACGGGAACACTAGGAATATCAGTTCATGGTCATAAAGACAAAGTTCCATTTTTTAGCAGTATTTTAGATGCTATTACAAAATTTATTCCAGACTATGTACCACCTGGTACTCCTAATTTAGATAGATTTGGAACAAAAAAATCACTATACGATGAAATAAAAAATGCAGGATTCTCAAAAATTTCAATAAAAGATTTTACATTTAGCTATAGTCCTGGAAATTTTGAAGATTACTGGAAAAATTATCTGAAATACATTGCTAAACCAATTAAGGAAAAATTAGATGCATTAGATAAATCTCAAAGAAGAGAATTGAAACAGGTAGTTAAACAAAACACTATTCCATATACAAAAAGAAATGAAATGATAGTATTTCCTTGGCAAGTTTTAATTTTAACTGCAAAATACTAG
- a CDS encoding M24 family metallopeptidase, whose translation MKERRKNLLKFAQKIDCDTLIAFEPENLFYMTGFWGEAIGMLEKGGKTTIIAPELEVGRVKEESEDCDVITAERGMGLISSLTNKIKKKSVCTDCQNYSVMTSLKKVVPKIISSTEPFYDARIIKDESEINILKKASKIIDEMYELCNKKMKVGQKESELQTILMSYAMEQKMFDTGYKSTLNPLIIAGGSNGALPHAQVTDRKFKKGDLVVVDLTLRYKGYVSDATRTFAIGKISPQEKQVYEIVKESQKLGLKSVKPNVNCKDVDSACRKYIEEQNYGKYFIHSTGHGIGLEVHELPTVSYRSDTKLKENMAITVEPGIYIPNKFGVRIEDSLIVKAKPIILHKFTKDLITI comes from the coding sequence GTGAAGGAACGAAGAAAAAATCTTCTCAAATTCGCTCAAAAGATCGACTGTGATACACTAATTGCATTTGAGCCTGAAAATTTATTCTACATGACTGGATTTTGGGGGGAGGCTATTGGTATGTTGGAAAAAGGAGGAAAAACTACCATTATTGCTCCTGAACTTGAAGTAGGTCGTGTTAAAGAAGAATCTGAAGACTGTGATGTAATTACGGCAGAACGTGGTATGGGATTAATCTCTTCATTAACCAATAAAATCAAAAAAAAATCTGTCTGCACTGATTGCCAAAATTATTCAGTAATGACATCTCTCAAAAAAGTTGTCCCTAAGATAATATCATCTACTGAGCCATTTTATGATGCTCGTATTATAAAAGATGAATCTGAGATCAATATTTTGAAAAAAGCTTCAAAAATAATTGATGAAATGTATGAACTTTGTAATAAAAAAATGAAAGTAGGCCAAAAAGAGTCTGAATTGCAAACAATCTTGATGTCATACGCAATGGAACAAAAAATGTTTGATACTGGATACAAATCAACACTTAACCCTTTGATTATAGCTGGAGGATCCAATGGAGCATTACCACATGCACAAGTAACTGATAGAAAATTCAAAAAAGGAGATCTTGTAGTAGTTGATCTTACATTGAGATACAAAGGATATGTTTCAGATGCAACTAGAACATTTGCAATTGGAAAAATATCTCCTCAAGAAAAACAAGTCTATGAAATTGTAAAAGAATCACAAAAACTTGGATTAAAATCAGTTAAACCAAATGTTAATTGTAAAGATGTAGACTCTGCTTGTAGAAAATACATCGAAGAACAAAACTATGGGAAATATTTTATTCATTCAACAGGTCATGGTATTGGACTTGAAGTTCATGAGTTACCAACTGTCTCATATCGAAGTGATACAAAATTAAAAGAGAACATGGCTATTACTGTAGAGCCTGGAATCTATATACCGAATAAATTTGGAGTAAGAATTGAAGACTCCTTAATTGTAAAAGCCAAACCAATAATTTTGCATAAATTTACAAAAGATCTAATTACTATCTAA
- a CDS encoding beta-CASP ribonuclease aCPSF1, with product MQRKQQQKELPPSQNMMAIILQSIPKEAKVTKIEYEGPRIALYTNSPRYLMENNETISNLVNIIKKRIVVRTDESIRKSEEDARKILAECIPKEANFQGAFFDTATGEVSIEAKRPWLLQRDAKEFNHAEITEKIGWKPRIRKATTIPSRTIQTINANLKLTAVERSKQFKQIGDEIFRPRLAQKSEVSLITLGGFSQVGRSCMLLSTPESKILVDCGINPGAKHPMDSFPRLDFLDITLDELDAIVIGHAHLDHTGFLPALCKFGYKGPIYCTEPTLPMMNLIQLDAIKVAAAQGRTPIYSERDVKQIMKQAITLPYGTVTDISPDIKLVLANAGHILGSALCHFHIGNGDHNFVYSGDIKFGKSILFEAASWNFPRVETLLIESTYGAKEDIQPTRQEVESAFINAVNNTLADGGKVLIPIPAVGRAQEIMMVIDHYMKSGEMVEAPVFTEGMISEASAIHEAYPEYLARELKQKILETDDNPFDSEYFTNIEHADTREEPMRDNSPCIILATSGMLEGGPVLEYFKNIAPDKKNKVLFVSYQVNGTMGRRVLDGSKQVTMLGKEGKVEVVTINCSVEKLDGFSGHSDYNQLMSFVQRLRPKLRRVLVNHGERRKSENLAMNIRRMFRVPAHYPQVQEAIKLF from the coding sequence ATGCAAAGAAAACAGCAACAAAAAGAATTACCTCCTAGCCAAAATATGATGGCGATCATACTGCAAAGTATACCCAAAGAAGCTAAAGTAACAAAAATTGAATATGAAGGACCAAGAATTGCGTTGTATACAAATTCACCACGTTATTTGATGGAAAACAACGAAACAATTTCTAATCTTGTTAATATAATTAAAAAAAGAATTGTTGTACGAACTGATGAATCTATCAGAAAATCAGAAGAAGATGCAAGAAAAATTTTAGCTGAATGTATTCCAAAAGAAGCAAATTTTCAAGGTGCATTCTTTGATACTGCTACAGGCGAAGTTTCAATTGAAGCTAAAAGACCTTGGTTGCTACAAAGAGATGCAAAAGAATTCAATCATGCTGAAATAACTGAAAAAATAGGTTGGAAACCCCGTATAAGAAAAGCAACTACAATACCGTCTCGTACTATTCAAACAATAAATGCAAATCTTAAACTCACAGCTGTTGAACGAAGCAAGCAATTCAAACAAATTGGAGATGAGATATTTAGACCTCGATTAGCACAAAAATCTGAGGTATCTCTCATAACACTTGGTGGTTTTAGCCAAGTAGGAAGATCTTGCATGCTCTTATCTACTCCTGAAAGTAAAATCCTAGTTGATTGTGGTATAAATCCTGGTGCTAAACACCCAATGGATTCTTTTCCTAGATTAGATTTTCTAGATATTACTTTAGACGAACTTGATGCAATAGTGATTGGACATGCACACTTAGATCACACTGGATTCTTACCTGCATTGTGTAAATTTGGTTATAAAGGACCAATTTATTGTACTGAGCCAACACTACCAATGATGAATCTTATTCAATTAGATGCAATCAAAGTCGCTGCTGCACAAGGTAGAACACCAATTTACTCTGAAAGAGATGTTAAACAAATCATGAAACAAGCAATTACTTTACCATATGGTACTGTTACAGATATTTCTCCTGACATTAAATTGGTACTTGCAAATGCAGGTCATATTTTAGGTTCAGCTTTATGTCACTTTCATATTGGCAATGGTGATCATAATTTTGTTTATTCTGGTGATATTAAATTTGGAAAAAGTATTTTATTTGAAGCAGCCAGTTGGAATTTCCCTAGAGTTGAAACTCTGTTAATTGAAAGTACATACGGTGCAAAAGAAGACATCCAACCAACCAGACAAGAAGTAGAATCTGCTTTCATTAATGCAGTAAATAACACTCTTGCTGATGGAGGGAAAGTTCTCATTCCCATTCCTGCAGTAGGCCGTGCACAAGAAATCATGATGGTAATTGATCATTATATGAAATCCGGTGAAATGGTTGAAGCTCCTGTTTTTACAGAAGGAATGATTTCAGAAGCTTCTGCAATTCACGAGGCATATCCTGAATACCTTGCTAGAGAACTAAAACAGAAAATCTTAGAAACTGACGATAATCCATTTGATTCGGAATACTTTACAAACATTGAGCACGCTGATACACGAGAAGAACCTATGCGAGATAACTCACCATGTATTATTTTAGCAACATCTGGAATGTTAGAAGGTGGACCTGTCTTAGAATATTTCAAAAATATTGCTCCTGATAAAAAGAACAAAGTCTTGTTTGTTTCATATCAAGTCAATGGAACTATGGGTCGAAGAGTATTGGATGGTTCAAAACAAGTTACTATGTTAGGTAAAGAAGGAAAAGTAGAAGTTGTTACAATTAATTGCAGTGTTGAAAAACTGGATGGATTCAGTGGGCACAGCGATTATAATCAACTAATGTCATTTGTTCAAAGACTAAGACCAAAACTTCGTAGAGTACTAGTAAATCACGGAGAACGACGAAAATCAGAAAATTTGGCAATGAATATCAGAAGAATGTTCAGAGTTCCTGCACACTATCCTCAGGTTCAAGAAGCGATCAAATTATTTTAG
- a CDS encoding DUF3888 domain-containing protein, which translates to MGKNNKRKEDEPKKSDFKSFLKKRAPIYLGIVAIFVVFVIPELTKGDLESSFPDNLSNEEKQILEILMSYNGPNEKGLTVMNAIKEQIAKEYPDEKIYDNKKTKVELNITKVDSTENYKVVLMFESYKGNIEYIWNVNQITKEIKAESSNAKHIIDIVNYYD; encoded by the coding sequence ATGGGTAAAAATAACAAAAGGAAAGAAGATGAACCAAAAAAGTCAGATTTTAAGTCATTTCTAAAAAAAAGAGCTCCAATTTATCTAGGCATAGTAGCAATTTTTGTGGTATTTGTAATTCCTGAATTAACAAAAGGTGACTTAGAAAGTAGTTTTCCAGATAATTTATCAAATGAAGAAAAACAAATTTTAGAAATTTTAATGTCATATAATGGTCCAAATGAAAAAGGATTGACTGTAATGAATGCTATCAAAGAACAAATTGCTAAAGAATATCCTGATGAAAAAATATATGATAACAAAAAAACAAAAGTGGAACTAAACATTACTAAAGTCGATTCTACTGAAAATTATAAAGTAGTTTTGATGTTTGAATCATATAAAGGAAATATAGAATATATCTGGAATGTAAATCAAATTACAAAAGAAATCAAGGCTGAAAGCTCAAATGCAAAACACATAATTGATATTGTGAACTATTACGACTAG
- the panB gene encoding 3-methyl-2-oxobutanoate hydroxymethyltransferase, with product MHKSVYDIIRMKKDGRKISVVTSYDYTLASLCDKAGIDILLVGDSAGMVMLGYENTIPVTMDQMCMFTEAVSRARKNALLVADLPFMSYQVSIEDAIKNSGRLIRAGADAVKLEGGIAMSETISAITDIGIPVMGHIGLQPQTTMLSEGYKVQGKTKDTAIKLIEDAKELEEAGVFSIVLEMVSHEVAQIISETVRIPTIGIGSGVGCNGQVLVVQDLLGMYEKIKPKFAKRYLNLSEEIVKSLENYKTEVESGIFPAQENWFSMDEDEFKKLREQIGS from the coding sequence TTGCATAAATCAGTCTATGATATTATTCGAATGAAAAAAGATGGTAGAAAAATTTCAGTCGTTACAAGTTATGATTATACACTTGCTTCACTGTGTGATAAAGCTGGAATAGACATTTTACTTGTTGGAGATAGTGCGGGCATGGTAATGCTTGGCTATGAAAATACCATACCAGTAACAATGGATCAAATGTGTATGTTTACAGAAGCAGTCAGTAGAGCAAGGAAAAATGCTTTGTTGGTTGCAGATTTACCATTTATGTCATATCAAGTAAGTATTGAGGATGCAATAAAAAATTCCGGCAGATTAATACGAGCAGGAGCTGATGCAGTAAAACTAGAAGGTGGAATTGCAATGTCAGAAACAATTAGTGCAATTACAGATATCGGCATTCCAGTAATGGGCCATATTGGATTACAACCACAAACAACAATGTTATCTGAAGGATACAAGGTACAGGGGAAAACAAAAGACACTGCAATAAAATTAATCGAAGATGCAAAAGAGCTTGAAGAAGCTGGTGTATTCAGTATTGTTTTAGAAATGGTAAGTCATGAGGTTGCACAAATAATTTCAGAGACAGTAAGAATACCAACGATTGGAATTGGTTCAGGAGTTGGTTGCAACGGACAGGTTCTAGTTGTGCAAGACTTGTTGGGAATGTATGAAAAAATCAAACCAAAATTTGCAAAAAGATATTTGAATCTATCAGAGGAAATTGTAAAATCTCTTGAAAATTATAAAACAGAAGTAGAATCAGGCATATTTCCTGCCCAAGAAAACTGGTTTTCAATGGATGAAGATGAATTTAAAAAACTACGAGAGCAAATTGGCAGCTAA